ACTGCATCTGGCCTCACTCATTCTCAGTGCTTCCACGTGTCAGTGTGGGGTGAGTGGctgcctccctctccccccccagcaCTCTCCCCGGCCCCTCTCACCCCCCTGTCCTCACAGAGCCCATCGGCCAGCCACACCTGGAGGTGCgcatgctgcagcaggagcagggctggtgcaACTTCTCGCTGCACTGCTCCGTGCCCGGTGCTGCCAAGGTCTCCTACAGCTGGTCCCGTGATGGGGAGCCCCTGGGGCACGAGAACATGCTGCAGGAGCATGAGGACACCGAGCCTGGGACCTACATCTGCAATGCAAGTAACCCGGTCAGCTGGAACACGTCCAGCATCAACACCACGACGCTCTGCTTCCCTTCGGCCACAGGTAATTTGCTCTCGGTTCCATCCAAGCTGGCTTTGGGGGTGCACAACTTGCGCTGCTCCGGTCTCTGGGACCTACATTTCCCCAGTGAAACTCCAGAGGgtgccatgctgctgctgggctaAAATGTGCCCAGCTTCCCCTCTTGGGAACGGAACGGTGACTGCTGGGCGCGGGAGATGTACTTCGGGGCTGAGGTTTcctgggcaggtgctgagctgtgGCACTGATGGGGACCGTGCTTCAGAAACGTCCAGGCTCTGCCCCACGTCAGCCTTCTGCCCTCATTCTTCTCAGGGTCTGCCGTCCCGTGGTGGGCAGTGgccgtgctgctggtgctggctgtCTCCATCGTCACCTTTGTCgcctgctggtgctggaggaaGCGACGGAAGGACGGCTCGGCAGGTTTGACCCCGGGGCTGCCGCGGGGATTTGGCTCTGCAGCTTCTGCGCTCCTGCTAACAATCTCGGTGCTGGCCCTTGGCCACCTGTCCCTGACGTGGGACCGGCCACCAAgcccctggctctgcagggaggtCCCCGGGGACGGGCTGAGTCCTGtcccagcaccgtgcccaaagccGGTGGCAGCACCGGAGGCTTCACCCCATGGGGTCTCGGGGACTATTTGGGTTGTGGTCAATGTTAGCTCTATTCAGAGGAGGATCAAAACCCAAAAACTCCAGACTGCCAAGGGATGCCTTTCTCCCTCTGCTTTGCTTGCCTTGAGTGCTTCCCAGGGGCTGAATCCCCCCAGCATGGGGGCTGCAAATGCTCATCCCTTGCTCTGACCCTTCAAGCTCCCCCAGGACACGTCGAGCCATCGATGACTGTCTACGAGGAAGTGGGCAAAGTCCAAGCTGGCCAAGACCTTGTGAGTGTTGGGGGCATCCCTGGGTGCCCCCTCACCATGCTGTGCCCCCGGGCAGCATGTGGCCCCCGGGGTATCGGTTTGGAAGTGTCTGTCACCCTGGGCTGTGTTCTTTAACCATCCTGGGGCTGCTTTCTCCTGCAGAACAGGAACAGGGAGGCCAATGTGGTAGGAAACACTATCTACGCCGTGGTCTCCACCAAAGCACAGGTGGGGCTCCAACCCAGGGGAGGGAATCTGGGTGGCCCTCTGGGCAGAGGGCTGCCCCTTTTGCCCATAACTTGCTTTTCATCGCAcgttttcactgtttcacccTGGCAGGGGCCCAGACACTTCCAGGAGCCCCAAAGCTGCACCATCTACTCCACTATCCAACCTACCAAGAAGGTGAGCTTTCCCTGCCGTGACTCCAGCCCATTTGCAATGGCAGAGAAACCCAAATCCTCCCCACAAGCTGAAGGCATTGGTGCTCGGTGGGACCCTGAAACGCCCTCAGGGACCTTTGGTGGGGCAGCAGCCACCCACTGCCCCTAACGGCAGGTCCTTTCTCTGCTCCGCAGTCCCCTTCCATCAGGAGGAAGAAGCTGGATCCAGCTCTGGTCTGCACTGCCTACACAGAGGTAAAACGGACCCCAGCCCCGCGGGGAGAGGAGCCCCACGCGTCTCCTCTCCAAGTTCCActctgcagcttctgctgctggaaTTTGGGTGGCtttgggggtgttttttggTGACTAATGAAAGCTCCAAATCACCCTCCTCGTGCGGGGCTGTAAATGCCATTGTGGGGGACCCGAAGCAACACCCGCCAGTCCCTGCTGGGCTGAAACTCCCCCCTTTCCTTGCAGCCTACGGTGCCTTTAAAACACCGGAGTCTCCCACCGCGGACCTTGTCCCTGTCTCCTGTGGACAACCACCACTCCTAGCCCCTGGCCGTTTCGGCAAGACCTCCTCTTCTTCTGGAGCCAGCACCCAAGGGGCAGCACccgtggggagctggggactTGCTCAAGATGAGAACATCCAGACGTGGGGTTTTACAAGGACTGCAAACCCAAACTGCGCCTTGGAGGCTTTGCTGCGAGGGAAAGGGGGACAGGCTGGGTGGTTGAAGCTTGTCTGTGGAGGAGACGGCTTTGAAATCTGGACTGTGCGTCGGTGGGAGCTGAGGATGCAGGGTGTGTGTTAGTGCCAGTGTAtgagcttgttttttgtttgtttgtttgttgttttttttttttttttttttttttaattttttgacaGATCCAATACACCTTGCAAATTCATTTTAAGTGTGAATAGAAGCCGAACTGCAAGAGGCAATTGTGGGGCTGGTTTAATTAGCTTAATTGACTATTTATAGCCTCAAATGTAACTTGGAGGGGGAAGAAGCGGGGGGTGGATCACCTTGCTCTGGGATTGGGAGCCTCTGAAGTCAATGCTGAGGAACTTGGAAAAGTTTCTGCTGTGTGAACTGGGGTGGCCCTGGGGATGGTTTCAGGGCAGGAGCGCAATGCTGGGCATGGCCTCGAGCACCTGGAGCCATCCCGTGTCCAGCAATGCCCCCATGTCCCTTCCCCCTGAAGTTATCCCATGGCATGAGTGGCTctgggagaagggaggggaggaggaagaggagctctGGCTTCAAACATCTCACCAAAGGCAAGATCAAGGGATTTTATTCgggattaaaattaaatgtgccACTTTGATGGAAGCTCTCTCCTGAtggtgctgcctgctcccctCTCGTCTGATTCCCTGCATCAAAATATCTTTGTGTCTGCTCCCTGTGAAGGGAGCACTAATGGGGATCGTTAatggggagctgtgctgggagggtgctgggggggagcTGGCTGTCCTAGCAAGGAAACCTGGGGGGCAGGCGCTGCCCATAGGGGCTCgggcactgctgtgctgctgccgaTCGGAGCCAGCCCACACCCTGTCTTCTGCTCTTCAAGGCATGCAAGTGTGAGCAGAATACTTCTCACACTAAATACGGGTGAATGCAAAATGCAAATGAGCATAAAGAgacttttcttatttctttttggtGAATAATATCCCTTCCAATAGCATAAGTCCCTACCTCGCTGCTCTCTGCCCCCAAAAGAACCATAGAATATTGCgatttggaagggacccacccataaggatcatcgagtccaactcctagcaccgcacaggtctatccaaaagtttcgaccatgtgactaagtgcacagtccaaacgcttcttaaattcagacaggctcggtgcagggACTACTTCTCTGGAGATCCTGTTCCTTTGTGCGACCACCCTCAgagaagaacctcttcctgatgtgtaGCCGAAACCTCCCCTTCCTCAGCTTGACTGCCGCCCTCCGGCTCTCTCAGGCTGGAGGACACAAAAGAGGAAGAAACGGTGCACTCTTTAGTCTTTGAATGTACTTTTTTGACCGGAGAGCTGGGGGTTTGGTGTGTTTCTGTGCTGGAGCCATGTGAGTTCCAGAGATAATATCGCGTGCCAAACCGCAGTGAAAATGGCGATTGGGCTTGCAGCGGAGCTCCTCTTCATCTTCTTTATTCTGCAAGGTAACAtcagggtgtgtgtggggggtgtCCTCCAGGGCAAAGGTGCCGGGTGGGCTGTGATGCCGGGCTGGAGGCGGatggtgctggggagggcagtggtggtggtggtggtggaggtgggcACTGGGGAGGTGCCTGTGGGTCGCCCGTCCTACCTGAGCCTTCCCCATCCTCACTCTTTTCCCCAGCAATTCCCACCCCCAAGCTGTGACCTGCAGAGAAACCCCGGTGTCCATCTTGCTCCCCATGGGGCACCCCAGTGTCCCAGCAAGCAGGGGGGCAAGGGGCTGCCGagtgagctggggaggggggagaaaaggaagcaatAGTGGAAGCAAAAATGTCAGTGACAGAGCTCGGCATGAAGCTGTGCCTCTCAAGGTGCTCCGAGCATTGAGAAAAGGGAAGGCACGGATGTGTACGGACACAGGGGCAGGCAGCTGGAGCGTGGCCCTGAAGGGGGGGACGGGGCGTTTGGGGCTGAGGCAGACAAAATGGCCGCCCAAAGCCTGGGGTGCGGAAGAAATGGCTTCCTGCTGTCACCAGCATCAGCACGACCTTGCCCCACGTTCcttgtgcagttctgggctcagAACCATATGAAGGACATGAAAATATCAGATTGGGCCCAAAGGAGGGCAACGGGGGCATGGCAAGGACCAGAGGGCACGATGTGCGAGATTTGCGTAGCCCTGAAAGGAGCAGGCCTCATGGCACCcagcagcttcctcatgagggcaGCACCGACGCAGGCCCTGGTCTCTTCTCCCTAGTGACAGGATGTGAGGAAATGGTGCCGGGGTTGGCCTGACAGGATGTTAGGCAAAACTTTGCTTTGGTCAGGCCCTGGAAGGAGTTTGCGGGGTCATGGCCATGTCCCCAAGACAGTCAATGCTCAAGCAAGTGGACAGCACTCTTGGATATATGCCCTGACTCTAACTTCTGTGGAGGCAGGAGTCGGGACGATGAGCCTCTGCCTGTTCCCACTATGGGGCATTGcatggaaacatttattttggaaaaaatgtcACAAAATCATTAACTTTGGACAAGCCCTCCAAGTTCATTGaggtccaaccaccccctaccACCCAAgtcacccactaacccatgtccccaagcaccatgtccaacctttccttgaccACCCCCAGGGGCCgtgaccccaccacctccctgggcaaagAGCACCGTGGCCACCAGGTCCAACCATTACCCTAGcgctgccagctctgccacgagaccatgtccctgagcaccaCAGCAGATCTGTCCAGGAATGGTGGcccagccccttccctgggcagccttttcTGATGCCTCACAGCCCCAGGGGGCTACAAAGGCGGGTGGCTgaggccaggggctgccccaTCCCCCCGAGCCATGCCTGGTAGCACAACTCTCTGCTCTCCCCACAGCACGGGTGCAGGCGGATAACTTGCAGGCAGTAGGGGTGGTGGGAGGCGTAGTATACTTCAGGCCCCCACTGCCGAACCTGACAACCGCCTACCACCAAAGCCACTGGTACTGTGGCAGCTCCCTGAAGATTGCCATCCATGAGTACGGGAAGGGAGTCCGGTACCTCGATGGCCCTTTCAAGGACCGCCTTGAGCTCTTCCCCAACAATACGCTGAAGATCAGCAGCTTGCAGAAAAACGACAGCAACAACTTCTGGATGTACCTGCAGGATGTGGCGGGCAAGGAGTACGATGACTACAGTGTCTACCTGAAGGTGTATGGTGAGCCTGGGCGGGGAGGGTGGTGGTCCCGACACCCCTCTTGGGACAGTGTGGGCTGTGACATCCCAGTGCCTCTTGCAGATGTGGTCCCCAAACCTACCGTGCGTGCCATAGTGAACGGGGACAACCCGGAGCACTGCGATGTCACCCTGGAGTGCTGGGTGCAGCTGGAAGACGTGACCTATGAGTGGATGCCCCCCATCAGGGTCATGCCAGTGGGCTCTAACAGCACCAACAGCACCCTGCCCCTCTCCTTCAACCCCTCCCTGGAAACCTACACGTGCAGGGCCAGCAACCCCGTGTCCTCCAGCAGCGCCCGGCTGATCCGCAGGCACCCCTGCTCGTGGACAGGTACCGGCTGTACCAGGTGGCAGAACCTGGGTGAGATGGGCGGGAGGTGGCTGCCGGGTGTCCCAGGGGTCAGGTCCCTTTTCCCATGGGCACGAGCCCCCCGTGGAGGGGACCATGGGGCTGGGTGTTCCAGCCCTGTGGTGGTCCCACTGGGGCTGCTCTCAtgtctttgttttccctctgcctccagctgaGTCCTCTGCTGTCTCCACCGCCACCAAGACCAGCATGCTGATGTTGCTGggacacctcctcctcctcttctttgctCTGCATTAATGACATGTTGTGGCTGATGTTGTCTGCTGTGGGGGTAGAACCTGGATGAAGCCCCCAGATGGCAAGTCTCTTGCAACGGCACTTTGAGAATCCCAGCAATGCGAATCACCAAATGGACATTTAGCAGCTCAAAAATGCACCCAGCCCTAGCTCTGAGACCTGAGCCGAGCCTTTCCTGCAGGTTCCCCATGGCAGTGGGCATCCTCAGCTCTCTTGGTGTCTGCCAGCCACTGGGGGGGAATGCCCTTCGGGGactgctgtgtggtgtggttATGAGGGCTGGTACACAGCACGTTTAGCCTGGAACCTGTGACACCTTCAGGGGAAGTGCACCCCTGGGTGGTTGAAGCTTGTCTTTGGAGAAGATGACTTTGAAACTTGGACTGTGCGTCGGTGGGAGCTGAGGATGCAGGAtgtgtgtgttgtggtttaacccagctggcaaCTAAACACTATACAGCCCTTTCCACCCCTTCCCAggatgggggaaagaaacaagaaactTAAGCTTGTGAGTAGAGATAGacacagtttattaggacagaaaataataataacaacaacaataacaataataaaaaagatgtgtacaaaacaagtgatgaaTGATGtgattgctcaccacccgctgaccgatgcccagtcTAACCCCTAGCAGTCTGGCACCCCCTCCCCGGCTAGTCCCCCCTTATATACCGTCCAGCATGACCCCAGGTGGCacggaatacccctttggcctaTTTGGGttagctgtcctgggtctgtcccttcccagctcttgctgcacccccagcctgcccgctggcaggacagagcgagaagctgtaAAGTCACCTATACACCGAGAGAAATCTTTTCTCACATCTCATAGCTCACGCTCGTATAGGTTTCGGCTAGGTACTGCTGTTTTTGCGAAGtcttcctcttcatcctcctgctcctctgaaGGCCCGGCCTCGTCTTCTCTATACCTAGGCCTAGCAGAAggctctctgcgttctaaacgacctgactCTCTATACAATTTTTTCACCTTGGTTACGGGTGGAACCGATGCTGGTTCAGTTTGTTTCCCTGGCTCAGCCCTGGGGCCCATTTTAGGGCTTGGAGCGGCCGCTGGGCCTGTCTCAGAGGTTGAAGTGACCACCGGTCTGTCACTGGGGTTATATTGGCATTGAGTGCAGCTCAGTAAGCACAGGCCAAACCCCAGCACGTTGCAGTGATTTCTGCATGTGTGGTACTGCCAGGGTGATGACACACCTTTTTCTAGCACTCGACCActtttttaggatttttcagttatttggGGCTAAGTTTgcaaagcactggaggtgcccactgctctagatgcctgcccatattcTCCCACTCTCCCTTCCTCTCATAGCTATCCTGCCTCAGGACAGACCTCTGGATGACActcttaaatatttgtttaaccTTAGAcaaaacctgaagtgcattcaggagacataacaaTGAGAACATGCTGGTCTGAACATCCCAAGGATGTTCATCACCGGGACGGGGAAGAGAAACGAGAAACTGAAGCTTGTGGGTTcatagagacagtttattaagacagaaaattaataaaataaaataaaataaaataaaataaaataaaataaaataaaataaaataaaataaaataaaataaaaacaaaatagtaaatgtgtacaaaacaagtgatgcacaatactGTTGCACACTACCTGATGACTGATGCCCATCCTATCCCCAAGCAGACgacccccaccccagccagcccccccTATATATTGTCCAGTATGATGCCAGATGacatggaatacccctttggccagtctgggtcagctgtcctgagtctgtcccctcccagcactTGttacacccccagcctgccctctggcaggacagagcaagaagctgaaaagtccttggcttggtgcaagcactgctctgcaacaattaaaacatcagcatgttatcagaaCTCttatcctaaatccaaaatatagcaccctaccagctactaggaggaaaactaactctatcctagctaaAACCAGGACAGTGTGTTAGTACCTGTGTatgagctttcttttttttttttttttttttttgacagatcCAATACAGCTTGTGAATTCacttttaagtgtttttaagTGTGAATAGAAGCTGAACTTGTTCTAGTCCAGTTCTAGCAtttctggcactgcagcactcagtggtggcgtgacttcgttcaggccacgatagtccactgttagtctccactcaccattagacttttgcactggccatatgggactattaaatggtgaatgagtcttgctgatcactccttgtcTCTCCAATTgatgaattagcttatggatgggaatcagggagtttCTGTTGGCGCGATATTGCTGctggtgcacagttgtggtagcgattggcacttgccgTTCTTTGACCCTCAGCagccccacaacagaagggtcctgtgagagaccaggcaaggtagacaatTGCGTAATGctctctgtctctaaggcagctattgCAAAAGTCCAgtggaacccttttgggtcttTGAAGAATCCTCTCCTGAGATAGTCTGTGCCAAGGATTCACGGGGCATCCCGGCCAGTCACAATACGATGCAGTGACTACTTCTCCGGAGAGCCTGTTTCAGTGTTGGACCAGCGTTGGTAAATGTCTAGCTGAAACCTCCCCTTCCTAAGCTTGACTGCCGTCCTCCAGACCTCTCAGGTAAGTTTGGTGGACACAAAAACCGAAAAAACGAAGTCTTTATTCTTTGTCTGAACGAACTTCATTGACCGGGGTGCTGGGGTCTCGACTGCCGCCCTCCGGCTTTGccaaggaaggctttttgtCTCGAGAGGAAGTGAGTAAGGATGCATTTTTCCTACTTCATCTGAACGAACTGTCTTGACCGGAGATCTGGGAGCTTGGTGGGTTTCTGTGCTGGAGCCACGTGAGTTTCAGTGATAGTTTTGCTAGCCAAAACGCAGTGAAGATGGCGGTAGGACTTGCAGCGGAGCTCCTCTTCATCTTCTCTATTGTGCAAGGTAACAgcagggtgtgtgtggggggagtCCTATGGGACAAGGGTGCCAGGTGGGCTGTGATGCGGGGCTGGGTGTGGATGGTGCTGGGAAGGGCAGtactggtggtggtggtggtgggcacTGGGGCAGTGCCCATGGATCGCCCGTCCTACATGAGCCTTTCCCATCCTCAGTCTTTTCCCCAGCAATTCCCACCCCCAAGCTGTGACCTGCAGGGACACCCCAGGGTCCCACTGAGCTGGGGGCCAGGGGCTGCCGagtgagctggggaggggggaggaaaggaagcaaaagtGGAAGCAAAAATGTCAGTGATAGAGCTTGGCATGAAGCCGAGCCTCACAAGATGCTCGCAGGGTTGAGAAAAGGGAAGGCATGGATGTGTACGGACACAGGGGCAGGCAGCTGGAGCTTGTCCCTGAAGGGGGGGACGGGGCGTTTCAGGCTGAGGCAGTAAAAATGACCCCCTGAATTCTGGGGCACAGAGGAAATGGCTGTCCTGCTGTCACCAGCATCAGCACAGTCTTGTCCCAAGCTCcctgtgcagttctgggctcagCACCATATGAAGGACATGAAAATATC
This Anas platyrhynchos isolate ZD024472 breed Pekin duck chromosome 26, IASCAAS_PekinDuck_T2T, whole genome shotgun sequence DNA region includes the following protein-coding sequences:
- the LOC139999535 gene encoding natural killer cell receptor 2B4-like isoform X1; protein product: MEQPRDVLPAPWMVLCLVLWVAAQLPAGAQGCEDMAVPAGGELWLLPKEPQQKWVNLEWKVALDSGTKLVIVRVSKDKVPDYRNRFSGRATFHPETLSLSISSVTQADSGNYSVDFETASGLTHSQCFHVSVWEPIGQPHLEVRMLQQEQGWCNFSLHCSVPGAAKVSYSWSRDGEPLGHENMLQEHEDTEPGTYICNASNPVSWNTSSINTTTLCFPSATGSAVPWWAVAVLLVLAVSIVTFVACWCWRKRRKDGSAAPPGHVEPSMTVYEEVGKVQAGQDLNRNREANVVGNTIYAVVSTKAQGPRHFQEPQSCTIYSTIQPTKKSPSIRRKKLDPALVCTAYTEPTVPLKHRSLPPRTLSLSPVDNHHS
- the LOC139999535 gene encoding natural killer cell receptor 2B4-like isoform X2 produces the protein MIQTWAATSWCEDMAVPAGGELWLLPKEPQQKWVNLEWKVALDSGTKLVIVRVSKDKVPDYRNRFSGRATFHPETLSLSISSVTQADSGNYSVDFETASGLTHSQCFHVSVWEPIGQPHLEVRMLQQEQGWCNFSLHCSVPGAAKVSYSWSRDGEPLGHENMLQEHEDTEPGTYICNASNPVSWNTSSINTTTLCFPSATGSAVPWWAVAVLLVLAVSIVTFVACWCWRKRRKDGSAAPPGHVEPSMTVYEEVGKVQAGQDLNRNREANVVGNTIYAVVSTKAQGPRHFQEPQSCTIYSTIQPTKKSPSIRRKKLDPALVCTAYTEPTVPLKHRSLPPRTLSLSPVDNHHS
- the LOC139999535 gene encoding natural killer cell receptor 2B4-like isoform X3, which codes for MAVPAGGELWLLPKEPQQKWVNLEWKVALDSGTKLVIVRVSKDKVPDYRNRFSGRATFHPETLSLSISSVTQADSGNYSVDFETASGLTHSQCFHVSVWEPIGQPHLEVRMLQQEQGWCNFSLHCSVPGAAKVSYSWSRDGEPLGHENMLQEHEDTEPGTYICNASNPVSWNTSSINTTTLCFPSATGSAVPWWAVAVLLVLAVSIVTFVACWCWRKRRKDGSAAPPGHVEPSMTVYEEVGKVQAGQDLNRNREANVVGNTIYAVVSTKAQGPRHFQEPQSCTIYSTIQPTKKSPSIRRKKLDPALVCTAYTEPTVPLKHRSLPPRTLSLSPVDNHHS
- the LOC139998560 gene encoding CD48 antigen-like, which translates into the protein MAIGLAAELLFIFFILQARVQADNLQAVGVVGGVVYFRPPLPNLTTAYHQSHWYCGSSLKIAIHEYGKGVRYLDGPFKDRLELFPNNTLKISSLQKNDSNNFWMYLQDVAGKEYDDYSVYLKVYDVVPKPTVRAIVNGDNPEHCDVTLECWVQLEDVTYEWMPPIRVMPVGSNSTNSTLPLSFNPSLETYTCRASNPVSSSSARLIRRHPCSWTAESSAVSTATKTSMLMLLGHLLLLFFALH